A part of Cottoperca gobio chromosome 4, fCotGob3.1, whole genome shotgun sequence genomic DNA contains:
- the tbxa2r gene encoding thromboxane A2 receptor, which yields MNASAMPPANNTPLCYSINSPPFRYQPTIASAYFSSIFGTLGLISNLIAFVVLLKSILRTHSRSRSTFMIFLGGLVVTDFMGLLVTASIVVSFHVTHFNWRKLDPNCHFCNFMGMSMVFYGLCPLLLSAAMAVERFFGINHPFAHSTRMPKSRTVSMVLMVWLMAGCIALLPLTGVGSYHMQMPGSWCFFNISSTGNNFAFSLLFSLVGLMCIAVSFLLNTVSVVTLIKVCCGDDRTQRRRDHEIEMMVQLILIMVIASICWCPLLVFIAQTVLSGVPLQIKYLLLWLRFATWNQILDPWVYILFRRAVLRRINPRLNWSRGSIMTLYPSFSDTVRRFTRSSLGSSLGPDEKEETRKSNVMPPSTPPPASP from the exons ATGAATGCCTCCGCCATGCCACCTGCCAACAACACCCCACTCTGCTACTCCATCAACAGCCCTCCATTCAGGTACCAACCCACCATCGCCTCGGCCTACTTCTCATCCATCTTTGGAACATTAGGTCTCATCTCCAATCTCATCGCCTTTGTAGTTCTACTCAAGTCCATCCTGCGGACACATAGCCGCTCACGCTCCACCTTCATGATTTTCCTGGGTGGCCTGGTGGTCACTGACTTCATGGGTCTTCTGGTCACCGCCTCCATCGTGGTATCTTTCCATGTTACGCACTTTAATTGGCGGAAGTTAGATCCAAACTGCCACTTCTGCAACTTCATGGGTATGTCCATGGTCTTCTATGGACTGTGCCCACTGCTGCTTAGTGCCGCAATGGCCGTAGAGCGCTTCTTTGGCATCAACCATCCATTTGCACACTCCACCAGAATGCCCAAGAGCCGAACAGTTTCCATGGTGCTGATGGTGTGGTTGATGGCAGGCTGCATAGCTTTGCTTCCCCTGACGGGTGTTGGGAGCTACCACATGCAGATGCCCGGCTCCTGGTGTTTTTTCAACATCAGCTCTACGGGAAATAACTTTGCCTTCTCCCTGCTGTTCTCTCTGGTCGGATTGATGTGCATCGCTGTGTCATTTTTGCTTAACACTGTGAGCGTCGTTACCCTGATCAAGGTGTGTTGCGGAGATGATAGGACCCAACGTCGTAGAGATCATGAAATAGAGATGATGGTTCAGCTCATCCTCATCATGGTCATCGCTTCTATCTGCTGGTGCCCCCTTCTG GTCTTTATTGCCCAAACTGTGCTGTCCGGAGTGCCCCTCCAGATCAAATACCTACTGCTATGGTTACGCTTCGCCACTTGGAACCAGATCCTGGATCCGTGGGTATACATCCTGTTCCGAAGGGCGGTCCTTAGGAGGATCAACCCCCGCCTCAACTGGTCTCGCGGCTCCATCATGACCTTGTACCCGTCTTTCAGTGATACCGTCAGAAGGTTCACACGATCGTCACTTGGGAGCAGCTTGGGACCGGATGAAAAAGAAGAGACACGGAAATCCAATGTAATGCCCCCATCTACACCACCACCCGCTTCTCCGTGA